A stretch of the uncultured Cohaesibacter sp. genome encodes the following:
- a CDS encoding UvrD-helicase domain-containing protein encodes MNDGEQEGIRAQLARMKPTPYLDGLNPEQRHAVENCDGPLLVLAGAGTGKTRVLTTRIGHILATRRAAPWQILAVTFTNKAAREMKDRIGSLIGGSVEGMQWLGTFHSICVKILRRHAELVDLKSNFTILDTDDQIRLMKQLIQADGLDEKRWPARQLANLIDSWKNRGLSPGQVPQDEAHLFAQGHGIALYTAYQQRMKILNACDFGDLLLECLRLFRENPDVLKIYHDRFRYILVDEYQDTNVAQYLWLRLLAQASHNVCCVGDDDQSIYGWRGAEVDNILRFEEDFPGATVIRLERNYRSTAHILAAASHLIAFNQDRLGKTLHPQIDDPDAEKVTVTSIWDSEEEARTIGDRIETLQRQGHNLNEIAILVRASFQMRSFEDRFVTMGLNYRVVGGPRFYERAEIRDALAYFRAMLQPADDLAFERIVNTPRRGLGDATIKKVHDFARDQEIPLMEAATEIVGTDDLKPRPRNALKGLLGQFNHWRTLLPTMKHTELAEMILDESGYTEMWQKDKSPDAAGRLDNLKELIRSMEEFDSLAGFLEHIALVMDRDASEGNEAVSIMTLHSAKGLEFDTVFLPGWEEGVFPNQRALDESGTRGLEEERRLAYVGITRAKKRAKIYVANNRRIHGQWQNSIPSRFLDELPIKHVDVEESQSTYGGYGASGVGGSVYGKSRFDSADPYESNYETPGWQRMKTAQGSGKGGGKTGKAKSYDQGKRLGPTIEGELVAKSVSDSPSKYEVGERVFHIKFGYGDIRSVEGNKLTIQFQTGQKRVLDSFVEKH; translated from the coding sequence ATGAATGACGGAGAACAGGAAGGCATTCGCGCCCAGTTGGCCCGCATGAAGCCAACGCCCTATCTCGACGGCCTCAACCCCGAACAGCGCCACGCGGTGGAGAATTGCGACGGCCCGCTGTTGGTTCTGGCTGGCGCTGGCACCGGCAAGACCCGCGTTCTGACCACCCGCATCGGCCATATATTGGCGACGCGCCGCGCAGCGCCATGGCAAATTCTGGCCGTAACCTTCACCAACAAGGCCGCTCGCGAAATGAAAGATCGCATCGGCAGTCTGATTGGTGGCTCGGTCGAGGGCATGCAATGGCTGGGCACCTTTCACTCGATCTGCGTCAAGATCCTACGCCGCCACGCCGAACTGGTCGATCTCAAATCCAACTTCACCATTCTTGACACCGACGACCAGATCCGTTTGATGAAACAGCTCATTCAGGCCGATGGTCTGGATGAAAAGCGCTGGCCCGCCCGGCAGTTGGCAAATCTGATCGATAGCTGGAAAAACCGCGGTCTGTCACCGGGACAGGTGCCACAGGATGAAGCCCATCTCTTCGCCCAAGGCCATGGCATCGCACTCTATACCGCTTATCAGCAAAGGATGAAAATCCTCAATGCCTGCGACTTTGGCGATCTGCTGCTCGAATGTTTGCGGCTGTTCCGCGAAAATCCCGATGTTCTGAAGATCTATCACGACCGTTTCCGCTATATTCTTGTGGACGAATATCAGGACACCAACGTTGCGCAATATCTCTGGCTGCGTTTGCTCGCACAAGCCAGCCACAATGTCTGCTGCGTTGGCGATGATGACCAGTCGATCTATGGCTGGCGCGGCGCCGAGGTCGACAATATTCTGCGCTTCGAGGAAGATTTCCCCGGCGCGACGGTCATTCGCCTTGAGCGCAATTATCGCTCCACCGCCCATATTCTGGCCGCCGCTTCTCACCTGATCGCCTTCAATCAGGACCGTCTGGGCAAGACCCTGCATCCGCAAATCGATGACCCGGACGCAGAAAAGGTCACGGTCACCTCGATTTGGGATTCGGAGGAAGAAGCCCGCACGATTGGCGACCGGATCGAGACCCTTCAGCGACAAGGGCACAATCTCAACGAGATCGCCATCCTCGTGCGCGCCTCCTTCCAGATGCGCTCCTTTGAGGATCGCTTCGTCACGATGGGGCTCAATTACCGGGTCGTTGGCGGCCCACGCTTTTATGAGCGAGCCGAGATCCGCGATGCACTGGCCTATTTCCGCGCCATGTTGCAACCCGCCGACGATCTCGCCTTTGAACGCATCGTCAACACTCCGCGCCGCGGCTTGGGCGATGCCACCATCAAGAAGGTCCACGATTTTGCACGTGATCAGGAAATCCCCCTGATGGAAGCGGCAACGGAAATCGTCGGCACCGATGACCTCAAGCCCCGCCCGCGCAATGCCCTTAAGGGTCTGCTTGGCCAGTTCAACCACTGGCGCACCCTGCTGCCCACCATGAAGCATACCGAACTGGCCGAAATGATCCTGGATGAATCCGGCTATACGGAAATGTGGCAGAAGGACAAGTCACCCGATGCCGCCGGTCGCCTCGACAACCTCAAGGAACTGATCCGCTCGATGGAGGAGTTCGACTCGCTCGCAGGCTTCCTTGAACATATCGCACTGGTCATGGATCGCGATGCCAGCGAAGGCAACGAGGCTGTCTCGATCATGACGCTCCACTCGGCAAAAGGCCTGGAATTTGACACCGTCTTTCTGCCGGGCTGGGAAGAAGGCGTCTTCCCCAATCAGCGCGCACTGGACGAATCCGGCACGCGCGGCCTCGAAGAAGAGCGCCGCCTTGCTTATGTCGGCATCACCCGGGCCAAGAAACGCGCCAAAATCTATGTCGCCAACAATCGGCGCATTCACGGCCAGTGGCAGAATTCCATTCCCTCCCGCTTCCTTGACGAATTGCCCATCAAGCATGTGGATGTCGAGGAAAGCCAATCCACCTATGGCGGCTATGGCGCCTCTGGCGTTGGTGGTTCGGTCTATGGCAAGAGCCGCTTTGATAGCGCCGACCCTTATGAAAGCAACTATGAAACCCCCGGCTGGCAGCGGATGAAAACCGCACAAGGGTCAGGCAAGGGCGGCGGCAAGACCGGCAAGGCCAAGAGCTATGATCAGGGCAAGCGTCTGGGACCAACCATCGAAGGCGAATTGGTCGCCAAGTCAGTCTCGGACAGCCCATCCAAATACGAGGTCGGCGAGCGGGTCTTCCATATCAAGTTCGGCTATGGCGACATCAGGTCCGTCGAGGGCAACAAACTGACGATCCAGTTCCAGACCGGTCAGAAACGGGTGCTTGACTCTTTCGTCGAGAAACACTGA